Genomic segment of Leptolyngbyaceae cyanobacterium:
TTGTCTCGATCGAAACTGCAATTGAACACTGCCGCACTATAATCTAGTAAGCTAACATATTCAAACAAAGCTTCTGGTTGCAAGCAATTACCCCACGATCTCTTCAGATGACTGCCGATTTTTTTAAGATCCGGTTTAGCCGATTCATTACTCAATTGCAATTGGTTTCTCAATTGTCTGTGTAGCGGAATCACCAATTTACTATAAACTTCCGTATACATTTTACTTTGTAGTCTGCTCACCAATTCTATTCCTAATTGGCTAACTAGTTCTCTGTACAGTCTTTCGTATAATTCGCTTCTTAACTTTTTCTCTACTTGGTAATTTACTCTAATATTTACTGGTAAATTTACAAATTTTTCAAAAGCTTGATAAATATTATCAAAAAAGATGATTTCCGGTTCTTTTCTACCACTTAAGGCATAGATATTTTTAATGGTTTCTGCTGCTTTATCTCGGTCGATCGGCCCCGGCTTGAGTGCCATATCCCGCCATTTTTTCTGGTAAAGAGGCATCAGTTCTTCTAACATTACACCCAGATTTACCACTTTGGTTTGTAACATCATGCTTTCCCTGTTTCTGAAATTTATACATTACCTTTATAGGCTTATGCTTATTTTTGCATCAGCCTATTGGTGGCATTCAAGCAGATAGTAATTAGGATTGAGAATATGTTATCAGTAACTAAAATTTTTGCAATATTAAAATTTAAGTTTGTACGGAAAATTCGGAGGGGTCGGTTCCCCAATTTACCCAACGAATTGCTTCGCGAGCCGATCTTATATCGGGTGGGACGCGCGTAGCATGAATATGCCCGGTACTCGGACAAGTCATTTTCAGTAAATAAATCGGTTCTATATCAACATCGTTATCTATTTTTAAAAGTACGTATTCTCGCCAGAAATCTAACTCTTCGGCTTGTAATTCCTGACAAATCCGCCCGTAACCAATTCCCTGAATTAGCACTCGCCTCAGTTCGGCATTTCGTTCTTGTAATAGCCATGTTGCTTGCCATTGGTGGGGGTGCAATTTACCGTATTGTTCGGGCAATCTTACGCCATGATAAGCATAAACTCTACAGCCATCAGAAAATTGAATTGCTGGTTTACCTTCAGCATGAAAGCGATGTTCGCTGTCAAAGTGCAAATCGCGGGGACGATCGCAAACAATACAAGCTTTTTCCAAAGGAAAATACCAACCTGACTCAGAGACGAGGGATTGCCATGCCAGCCATTTGCTCGAATCGCGAGCGCAATTAAGTACATCAATACAAAAATCGATTAAATCGATCGATAAACCTTGGAAATTTTGACTGACAGCCGACAAAAGTCCCATCCCGCCGATGATTTGCAACCAAGGTTGCTGCCACTGTTGAATTATCGGTTGATTCATCAGTGGTTTCCAGACAGTTTCTTCCAGTTGATTCGAGAGAGGTTCTCCCCATTGCGTCCAAAAAAAATCACTGATTTGAGCAATGAAATTTCCTCCCGGCTGTTGGAGGAGTTTTTCTCGCCAATATGTTCGCTGTTGCTCCCAATACTGCACTAAAAATCGCTCTTCCCACTGTAACCAAATTTGCTCTAGAAAGATTTGCTGTTGTGGCGTTAAAGATTGCTGCAAAGCAAAGAACGAGAATAACAAATTTTCGCGAGACGATTGGGACTCTAATTGCATCCACAATTCATCTCCGATTTGCTCTCGAATGCTAGAGCATACTTGTGCCGACAAGGAAGTGAGCAGGGGTGCGCCTAATTCCCCTGCTAATCGTTCGGGAGATTTTTCGGCTAAGATATCCGCGATCGCATCCGGGCTACTTAAAAAGATCGTATCCGGTTCTTCTCTTCCCATCGCTTTGTAAGCAGCTTTCACGGCGGCATCAGCTTTTTGGCGGTCGATCGGTGCGGTGGAAAGCCAGATAGCTCTCCACTTATCCCGATAAACTGGTATCAACGCTGCTTGCTCTGGTGCTAAAGTCTCTATCCTAGTCGGCGACATACCGCCATCCCTCTGGTTCGTACTCCCGCTGAATTCTTACCATCCAACTACCTTGGGGAATGGAAATCGCTTTATGCTCTTCGTGACTTAACAAAGCTTCTTTAGAAAGTACCCGCAAGTAAAGAGTTCCTTTCTTTTCATACAACTCAGCTTCTCCCTTAATAATGCGGTGGGAGTGTCCTGTCACCTCGCCCTCTGCTAATGTCAAGTGAGATAGCTTTTCCCCTTCCGTCTGCTCGATCGGTAATAAAATAACATCGCCTTGGCGAATTGGTTTCATGAGTTTTTCTCCTATAAATTAAAAAAACGCTGACCGAAAATTGGCTTTTGAGTGTCCCCAGTTATCTGTTCTGCGTTAGATAGAACTTACCCATTTCTAAGGTATTTTCTATCATACTGACCAAATTTTTACGTAAAATTACTTTTGACATTAACATCATTATACGCTACAAAGTCCTATCGTCCAGTAATTACATGGGTTTTCTTCACCCATGTAATTAGTCCGATCGCACAAGTCGAGTGTCGAGAATTTGGGCAGTAGGCAGGGAAAAGATTGGGGGCTGAATTGGCATCGATGGAAAACCAGACAGTTTTACCGATAGAAAATATGTTTTGGCATCCGCCAAATTACTGGATATATATAGTCAAAATACTTAAATATTTCTAAAAAATCATCATTTTTAGAAAAAAACTATATCGAGCGAACTTTTTTTGATAAATTTCGATGTTATGCTTGGATAATAAATATCAAAATAATTTAAATAAAAAATATTTTGCCAACCCAAAATTCAAAATATAAAATTTAAAAAGTATACCGATATCTAAATTTATTGAAGTAACTAGATCGAGAATGTATTTAAAGACACCTGGCAAACAGAGATGCAAAGCCATTATTTAAATAGGTTAAACTTATTAATGGTTTTTCAGTCTAGCAATTCCTAATTTTTTTAACAATTTAATTAGTAAGGCAAATAAAAAGCTAAAAATAAAATAGATAACACCGAGCGATCGATTTATTAGTTCGCAAACCATTTTTTGTTTTACTTTTAAATTCGGTTACTGATGGCATAAGTAATATTGACTAGGTTGCGATTTTTCAGTTACCCAGAGATGAAAGCAGGAGACATATGATCCTAGTTAACCTTAAGAAATTCCTCACTAAAAAAGAAGTACTAGGTGTAATTAACGATCTGGTAAAAGAACTAGATACTTCTATTTGTATCCTGGATGCGAAAGAGAAAATATTGTTAGGCACGGAAAGCCAATACTACACCAGTAGATACCCAATTGAAGTAGCGGGCGAATTAGTAGGTTGGATTTGCGGAGAAAAGAAAGTAAACGCGGTTGCATCTTTACTTACCTATATAGTCAAACAAGAAAATGAAAAAAAATCCCTAGCTAATGAATTACTGGAAAAATATCAAGAAATAGACTTGTTCCACGACCTTTCTACCCAAATTACAGCAAGTTTAGATTTGCAAGAAGTAGCCCAATTAGCGATCGAGGAAGCGGGAAAAGCGATCGCATCCACTAGCGGCGCTATTTACCTACTCGAGCGCACTAGCGATCGCCTGAAAATTTTATCCGAATTCGGTCAAACCGAGCGATTGCAACGTTCCCTCCGACTGGGAGAGGGAATCGTCGGTACGATCGTGCAGAGCGATCGACCGGAAATAGTCAACGAAGTCGCCTCAGATCCCAGATTTACCAACAGCCGAGAACCAATTAGTTCGCTCATTTGCGTACCCTTAAAAAGAAACGATCGCCTCATAGGTGCGATCGCCATTTTCAGCCAAACACCAATTACCTATTCTGCCAGCGACTTAAAACTGCTCAGCGTATTTGCATCCCAAGCAGCAGTAGCGATCGAAAAAGCATTACTCTACGAACAAAGTTGCACGGCTGCCAAACTCGCTCAAGAACAAGCCCAAAAGTTGCAATGCGCTCTAGACGAACTGCAACAAACTCAAGCACAACTAATTCAAAGCGAAAAAATGTCTTCTTTAGGGCAACTAGTTGCCGGAGTCGCCCACGAAATCAACAACCCCGTTAATTTCATCTGCGGGAATATTACCCCTGCCAGCGAATACATCGAAGATTTACTCAGTTTGTTGCACCTTTACCAAGACTACTATCCCGAACCCCCAGCCGCCATCGCCGAAAAAATCGAAAGCATCGATTTAGATTTCTTAATTGGCGATCTGCCCAAATTGATAGATTCCATAAAATTGGGAATAGAAAGAATCTGCCAAATCGTTTTATCATTACGTAATTTTTCCCGCCTAGATCGAACGGAAAAAGTGCCAGTAAACATTCACGAAGGCATCGATACTACCCTTTTAATATTGCAGCATCGACTCAAAGCTAGCAGTCACAATAGCGGAATTCAAATCATTAAAAATTACGGCAACTTACCTCTTGTTGAATGTCATGTCGGACAGTTAAATCAAGTATTTATGAATATTATCGCTAATGCTATAGATGCGGTAGAAGATAACAAACAAATCAAACCTATTATTAAGATTAGTACTAAACTATTGCCAAACCAAAGAGTGGCGATCGTCATCTCAGATAATGGCCCCGGCATGACCCAGGATGAAAAATCAAAAGTATTCGATCCTTTCTTTACTACCAAGCCAATCGGCAAAGGCACGGGATTGGGGCTTTCCATTAGCTATCAAATTGTCGTAGAAAAACACGGCGGCGTGCTAAAGTGCTACTGCCAACCGGGAGAAGGATGCGAATTTTGGATTGAAATTCCCGTAGCACAAGAGCGATCGAACCACGAAGCTATACCGATAGGAATAGCTACAAGGTAAGATAGAGTATTGATTAAAGGTAAGAAGTTGTTTTCTCACCACAGCATCCAAAACATCCTCAACAGTAGATTCGGGCTGAGTATCCGTCATCGCTTGAGCCTGCTGTTTTCTAGCCTGGTAGCCATCAACTTAATATCTGTAGGAATTGGGGCGATCGCGCTCAATCAACTAATCACTAACAATCCCATCAGCACCAAAATAGCCTCTCAGCAAGGCAGCATATTCAAACTAGCTTATCTGTCAAATATTCGCTCCCAAAAGAGAAACTCTCTCGATCGAACTGCCACTGATGTAGCGATCCGGGAAGAAATCCAGGAGTTTGAAAACTTGTTAGCTGCATTGCGAAAAGGTTCTAAAGAACTGGGAATCAAACCCATCACCGATCCCCTTGCTTTAGCCCAACTCGATAAAGTAGAAAGTAGCTGGCAAATTTATCGCCGCAGCCTGGAAAACTATCTCACCGCTTCTCCCGACCAAAAAGAAGAGTACCTCCAAGAAATTAATATCCTGACTGATTTTATTACCAATCAGACAAATGCGATCGCCAATTTAGTAGACAGCCAGATCGCCAAACACGGACAAAACACCCAATTACTATTATTGGCGACCCTATTCCTCAGCGTGCTAGTCACCGGCGTGGCGTTGTTCATGATATCTCGGATTGTTCGGGATCTCAGTGGAGTAACTCAAACTGCCCATCAGATGGCAGAAGGCAACTTAAAAGTACGAGCGGTAGAGTTATCCAAAGATGAAGTAGGAGTACTTGCTTCTACCTTAAATACGATGGCTGCACAAATCGATAGCTTGTTACAAGGCTTAGAAGCGCGAAGCCAGGAGTTAGAAAATACCCTCGCTTACGTAAGCGCAATTATCGACAATTTGGCAGATGGATTATTAGTAACCGATCCGGATTGTCGGATTACTCGCTACAATCCCGCTTTATTAGGAATGTTCAATTTGCCAGACCGAGACTTAATTGGTAAAGACTGTCAAGTACTATCTACTCCCAAAGTACAAGAACTGGTCGAACAAACGCGGGGACGCGCTAGAGAAATTTTTACGGCAGAAATCGAATTAGTAAACAATCGCGTCGGTCAAGCTTTAGCAAGTGCGATCGCAAAAGATAACCAACAAAACGGTAGCAATGAGTTACTCGGTGCCGTGATTTTGATTCGCGATATTACCGCCGAAAAAGAAATCGACCGGATGAAAACTGATTTTATTTCTACGGTTTCCCACGAATTGCGGACGCCTTTAACTTCCGTGTTGGGTTTTGCTTCTCTGATTAAAGAAAAGTTAGAAGAAAGTATCTTTCCATTACTTGAGGAAAACGATCGCAAAACTCAAAAAAGTATCAAACAAGTAAATGCAAATATCAATATTATCGTGTCCGAGGCAGAACGGCTGACATCGCTAATTAATGACGTTTTAGATATTGCCAAGATGGAAGCCGGTAAAATTGAGTGGCACATGGAGCCAACTATCATTGAGGAAATCGTCGATCGGGCAATCGCCGCCACTTCCTCCCTTGTGGAACACAAAGATATTGTTTTAATTAAAGATGTGGAGTCGGTTTTACCAGACGTGATGTGCGATCGCGATCGTCTAATTCAAGTTTTCATCAATCTGATTTCCAATGCCATCAAATTTACCGAGACTGGTTCTTGTACAATTAGAGTGACTCGCCAAGGCGATCGCATCCTCGTTAGAGTAATTGATACGGGTCTTGGTATCGCTCCTGATGACCAACCCAAAGTATTTGAAAAATTCAAACAAGTAGGTGAAACTCTCACCGATAAACCAAAAGGAACTGGTTTAGGGTTGCCAATTTGTAAGCAAATCATCGAACATCACAACGGCAGAATTTGGGTAGAAAGCGAACCGGGACAAGGCAGCACTTTTTCTTTTACCCTACCTCTAAGTCCTGCCATTAATGTCGAAACAGAAAAAATGAATATTAATATCTTAGTCAGGCAATTAAAAGAAAGTATCGTCCAAACCAAACCTTTGCCTGCGAAGGATTACAAAACTATTTTAGTAGTTGATGACGACCCTCACATTCGCGAACTGCTCAGACAAGAATTAGAAGCCGAAAGTTACGAAGTCAAAGAAGCCAAAGATGGCATGGATGCCATTACTCAAGTTAAAACAACCAAGCCAGATTTAATACTTTTAGATGTGATGATGCCGCAAATCAATGGTTTTGATGTAGCAGCTATCCTCAAAAACGACCCTCAAACAATGGGTATCCCGATTATTATCTTGTCAATTATTGAAGATAAGGCAAGAGGGTATCTACTGGGCATCGATCGGTACTTAACCAAACCAATTAATAAGGAAGAATTACTGAACGATATCGGCTTGTTGCTTTCTCAAGGAACTTCCAATAAGAAAGTTTTAGTAGTAGATAAAGATGCCTCAACCGTAAAAATTTTATCCGAAGTACTGCAATCTCAAGGATACTCCGTATCTGAAGCATACAACGGTCAGGAGTGCATTGATAAAGCCTTATCTGTTAAACCCGATATGATTATTGTTGATTCGGTATTTTCTCAACAGCACGACTTGGTAAAAACTTTGCGGTTTGAAAAAGGATTGGAAAATGTCTTTTTTGTTTTACTTGGTAGAAGTAAAGCAGATTCTATATAATAATGAATTCTGTAGTAATTGGGGGAGCGTATGAATAAAAAAATATTAATCGTAGATGATGAACCGAATATTTTAATTTTATTAGAACAAGCTTTGGAAAAGTTGGAAGATTGGGACGTAGAATTAATCACTGCAACCAATGGTGAAGAAGCCCTAGAAGCCATCAAAGAAGAAAAGCCAGATTTAGTTTTTTTAGATGTGATGATGCCAAAAATGAATGGATTTGAGGTTTGTCATACAGTTAAAAATATCTTGAAAATACAAAACGTTTATATTATTATGCTAACAGCTAAAGGTCAGGAATTTGATAAACAAAGAGGAAATGATGCTGGGGCAGACCTTTACATGACTAAGCCTTTTCGTCCAAAGAACGTACTGGAAAAATCTATGGAAGTTCTCGGTTTATCAAGCGCTGAATAACCTAACCATTTTAGAGATTTTTTATGAAACATCTCTATATTTTTAGCAAACAATTGCAGCAGATTTCATTCGTAAAAAACTCAGTTTATCAGGTAAACGCACTCATCTCCCAATACTGCTCGGTTAAAAAACTGTAGGTTGCTTGACGTTAAGAAACCCAACCTACGAAAACTACAATTTTATGCAAATTTCGAGCAGTATTGACTGATATCCTACTTATTTAATAACCGTGAATCCGTATTTGTTAGCGATTTCTTTAGCTTTTTTACTAGCAAGAAATTCTATAAATTCTTCCGCTTTAGGCACGTTCTTGCAACCTTTAATGACAACTGCACTATAAGTAATATCAGAACTAGCTTCTTCAGGTGCAATTGCCACAATTTTAACTTGATTTGACAGCTTAGCCTCTGTTAAATAAGTAATGCCTGCATCTGCTTGTTTCGTTTCTACAACTCGGATCACTTGGCTAAAATTTTCTCCGGCAAAAATAGCTTTACTTTTTACTCGATCGTAAATCCCTAGATAAGTTAAAATCTTTTTTGTTTGATTCCCAGAAAATAGTCGATCGCTTCCTAAAGCTACTTTCTTGACTTGTGGATCGGTAAGGTCTTCAAAATGAGAAATTCGACTTTTAATACTTTGCGGAATAATTAAAACTAAATAATTTTTGAGAGGAAGAGTTCGTCTAGTGCCTGGAATGGTAAAATTTAAAGATTCCAATTCTTTAAGTGTTTGCGGATCGATAGAAATCAAAATATCCACAGGCAGCGATTTTTCAACTTGTTCTTTCAATAAAGAAGTATACCCAAAATTATAAGTTAAGTTAAAATTTGGATTTTCTTGTTGATAAATTTTTCCTAGTTCCAAAAGAACTTTTTGATAACTAATGGGTGCCGATACTAATAAAGACAATGGTTCGACATTTCTAGTTTTATTTTGACAACCAATTAATAATAAACATAAGATCCAAATGCAGCTTACCCACCCTAGATTTTTTTTATATTTCATAAAAATTAGCGGTCGATATTTAAACTTTTTGTTTGACTATCGAAAAGCCATATTTGTTAAATATATATTGGGCTTTTTCGCTTTTCATAAAATCAATAAAAGCTTTTGCTTCAGGAACATTTTGACATCTTTTGAGTACGGCGATCGACAAAATGACAGGCTTATGGGAATTAGCAGGTGCGATCGCTACTATCTTAACTTTATTTGATAGTTTAGCCTCTGTCAAAAAAGTAATGCCAGCATCCGCATTTTTAGACTCCACAGTTTTTAATACTTGGCGGATATCCTCTTCTGCTACAATCCCTTTCTTTTTTACTTGCTCGTAAATCCCCAAAAAAGTTAATATTTGCTTGGTGTAAATTCCTGTTGCTACTGTTTCTTTACCAATCGCTACTCTCTTGATTCGTTCGTCAATAAGATCTTCAAACTTAGAAATAGGAATAGTCGATTCCTTAGGCAAAATCAATACAATTTGGTTTCTTAGCAAATTTTGACGAGTTTCTGGCAGCACTAAACCTAAAGACTGTAATCGATCCATTTCTAGAGCGATAGCAGGCATATAAATATCTACAGGTGCGCCTTGTTCGATTTGTTGTCGGAGAAAACCAGAACCCGCTATATTATAAGTAATTAATACATTAGAATTTTCTTGTTTATAAAGTTCATTAATTTCTGCCAAAACATTTCGGTAAGACCCGGCTGCTGATACAATTAAAGCCACTGGTTTTGATGTTGTTAAATGACAGCTTACTATCCAAGCACAGAAGAATCCTAATAGAATTATTACAAGAAATTGCTTTTCTTTTTTCATGGAAAATCTCTAATAATTCCAACTAATTTCGTTAGGATTTACGCTACTCATATTTGATATTTGGCTGAGTAACCGGATTTTTCAGTAATGAACGTCTAAACTTTGGCACGAAGATTTTTC
This window contains:
- the modA gene encoding molybdate ABC transporter substrate-binding protein, which translates into the protein MALIVSAAGSYRNVLAEINELYKQENSNVLITYNIAGSGFLRQQIEQGAPVDIYMPAIALEMDRLQSLGLVLPETRQNLLRNQIVLILPKESTIPISKFEDLIDERIKRVAIGKETVATGIYTKQILTFLGIYEQVKKKGIVAEEDIRQVLKTVESKNADAGITFLTEAKLSNKVKIVAIAPANSHKPVILSIAVLKRCQNVPEAKAFIDFMKSEKAQYIFNKYGFSIVKQKV
- a CDS encoding response regulator, whose product is MIKGKKLFSHHSIQNILNSRFGLSIRHRLSLLFSSLVAINLISVGIGAIALNQLITNNPISTKIASQQGSIFKLAYLSNIRSQKRNSLDRTATDVAIREEIQEFENLLAALRKGSKELGIKPITDPLALAQLDKVESSWQIYRRSLENYLTASPDQKEEYLQEINILTDFITNQTNAIANLVDSQIAKHGQNTQLLLLATLFLSVLVTGVALFMISRIVRDLSGVTQTAHQMAEGNLKVRAVELSKDEVGVLASTLNTMAAQIDSLLQGLEARSQELENTLAYVSAIIDNLADGLLVTDPDCRITRYNPALLGMFNLPDRDLIGKDCQVLSTPKVQELVEQTRGRAREIFTAEIELVNNRVGQALASAIAKDNQQNGSNELLGAVILIRDITAEKEIDRMKTDFISTVSHELRTPLTSVLGFASLIKEKLEESIFPLLEENDRKTQKSIKQVNANINIIVSEAERLTSLINDVLDIAKMEAGKIEWHMEPTIIEEIVDRAIAATSSLVEHKDIVLIKDVESVLPDVMCDRDRLIQVFINLISNAIKFTETGSCTIRVTRQGDRILVRVIDTGLGIAPDDQPKVFEKFKQVGETLTDKPKGTGLGLPICKQIIEHHNGRIWVESEPGQGSTFSFTLPLSPAINVETEKMNINILVRQLKESIVQTKPLPAKDYKTILVVDDDPHIRELLRQELEAESYEVKEAKDGMDAITQVKTTKPDLILLDVMMPQINGFDVAAILKNDPQTMGIPIIILSIIEDKARGYLLGIDRYLTKPINKEELLNDIGLLLSQGTSNKKVLVVDKDASTVKILSEVLQSQGYSVSEAYNGQECIDKALSVKPDMIIVDSVFSQQHDLVKTLRFEKGLENVFFVLLGRSKADSI
- a CDS encoding response regulator; this encodes MNKKILIVDDEPNILILLEQALEKLEDWDVELITATNGEEALEAIKEEKPDLVFLDVMMPKMNGFEVCHTVKNILKIQNVYIIMLTAKGQEFDKQRGNDAGADLYMTKPFRPKNVLEKSMEVLGLSSAE
- the modA gene encoding molybdate ABC transporter substrate-binding protein, which produces MKYKKNLGWVSCIWILCLLLIGCQNKTRNVEPLSLLVSAPISYQKVLLELGKIYQQENPNFNLTYNFGYTSLLKEQVEKSLPVDILISIDPQTLKELESLNFTIPGTRRTLPLKNYLVLIIPQSIKSRISHFEDLTDPQVKKVALGSDRLFSGNQTKKILTYLGIYDRVKSKAIFAGENFSQVIRVVETKQADAGITYLTEAKLSNQVKIVAIAPEEASSDITYSAVVIKGCKNVPKAEEFIEFLASKKAKEIANKYGFTVIK
- a CDS encoding ATP-binding protein encodes the protein MILVNLKKFLTKKEVLGVINDLVKELDTSICILDAKEKILLGTESQYYTSRYPIEVAGELVGWICGEKKVNAVASLLTYIVKQENEKKSLANELLEKYQEIDLFHDLSTQITASLDLQEVAQLAIEEAGKAIASTSGAIYLLERTSDRLKILSEFGQTERLQRSLRLGEGIVGTIVQSDRPEIVNEVASDPRFTNSREPISSLICVPLKRNDRLIGAIAIFSQTPITYSASDLKLLSVFASQAAVAIEKALLYEQSCTAAKLAQEQAQKLQCALDELQQTQAQLIQSEKMSSLGQLVAGVAHEINNPVNFICGNITPASEYIEDLLSLLHLYQDYYPEPPAAIAEKIESIDLDFLIGDLPKLIDSIKLGIERICQIVLSLRNFSRLDRTEKVPVNIHEGIDTTLLILQHRLKASSHNSGIQIIKNYGNLPLVECHVGQLNQVFMNIIANAIDAVEDNKQIKPIIKISTKLLPNQRVAIVISDNGPGMTQDEKSKVFDPFFTTKPIGKGTGLGLSISYQIVVEKHGGVLKCYCQPGEGCEFWIEIPVAQERSNHEAIPIGIATR